The sequence GATGAGGCGCTAGAAGATTTGGCCCAGTCGATTCGCGAGCAGGGCGTGATTCAGCCTGTCATCGTGCGTGAATCAGGCTTGGATAAATACGAAATCATTGCCGGCGAGCGTCGCTGGCGCGCCAGCCAATTGGCTGGGCTGACCCAGATTCCTGCGGTGATCAAAAGCATCAGCGACGAAACCGCTTTAGCGATGGGCTTGATCGAAAATATTCAGCGCCAAAATCTCAACCCTATCGAAGAGGCCGAAGGGCTAAAGCGCTTGGTGGACGAGTTTGGCATGACGCATGAGGCCGTGGCTAAATCAGTCGGCCGCAGCCGCAGCAGCATCTCTAATAGCCTGCGCCTGTTGTCGTTACCGGTGGAGGTGAAAGACTTTATCTTCAATAAGCAGCTAGAGATGGGCCATGCCCGCGCCTTGCTGTCGTTGCCGGTTTTAGCACAGCTAGACTTGGCCCATAAGGCGGCTAAGCTAGGCTGGTCTGTGCGCGAAGTGGAAAAGCGCGCCCAGGCGCTGCTCGCCGAAAAAACAACACCTATTGCGGCAGCGAAACAGCCCAATCCCGACCTAGCTATTTTGCAAGAACAGCTGTCGCAAACGCTGGGCGTGACGGTGGACATCAAAAGCAATCAAAAGCAAAAAGGTAAAATGGTTTTACATTTTGATAATTTGGACGAATTTGATGGTTTGTTGCAGAAATTAGGGGTAAAATAAAGGGCTTTTTTAAAAGAGCTTTATAGAATACGCCGAGCGCCTAGATACTGTGATAGAATCGCGCCAGATTATGCTAAGTTGTCCCGCAATAAAGGTTGTTTTGTCGTTAGAAATCATTGTTTATTGTAGGGTTGTTCTTGACGATTTGGGTCGCGTTTATTATAGTTACGGCGCTTTAGCAGTCTCTACCGCTCAAAACGCTTTTTAATTTAAGGAAAAAAATGACCAAACTCATTGGTTACCAAGCCTTAACTTTGGCGGTGGTGTTGGTGCTGACTTACTTAGTCGCAGATTTAGCAGCTGTATGGTCGTCTCTCTTAGGTGGGTTGAGCTATTTGCTCCCAACCTGTGTGGCGACATTATTTTTGAGCCTCACGAACCACAACGTTCAACGCATGGCCCTGGGGTTCGTCCTAGGCGAGAGCTTAAAAATCATTTTAGCCATCATCATGATGGTGGTTGTGTTTATAGTATATCCGACGCTGAGATGGCCTTATTTTCTTGTGGGGTTCTTGGCGGTTAGTCACGTAATTTTTATTGTTTTTTGGAAATTTAAGCACTATGGCAGACGCTCACACTCTTACGGCAGCCGAGTACGTTAAGCACCATTTGGTGCAACTCTCGCAAAAAGACACGCCACAAACCAGTATTGTGGATTTTTCTTACATCAACCTCGACACCTTGTTCTTTTCGATCCTTTTAGGCGTCTTGTCTTGCTTCTTCTTGTGGCGCGCCGCTAGAAAAGCACATGCGGGCGTTCCTGGCCGTTTTCAAGCCGCAGTTGAAATTTTGACTGAATTTGTTGAAGGTATGTGTAAAGACATCGTTCACAATCCTGCTTCACGTAAAGCGGTTGCGCCTTTGGGCCTAACCATTTTTGTGTGGATTTTCATGATGAACGCGGTTGACCTTTTGCCGGTCGATCTGTTCCCGATGATCGCTTCAGGCGTGTTTGGCCTAGACTACCTACGTGCTGTGCCTACCGCTGACCTAAATGGTTCGCTGGCCCTATCAGTAGGTGTGTTGTTGGTTTGTCTATACTACAGTTTAAAAATCAAAGGCATTGGCGGCTGGATGCACGAAATGTTCACCGCACCGTTTGGCCCTTGGTTAGCCCCCGTTAACTTTGCCATGAACCTGCTTGAGTTTGCGTCTAAGACCATCTCTCAAGGCATGCGGTTGTTCGGTAATATGTATGCGGGTGAGCTGGTATTTATGTTGATCGCTCTATTGGGTGGCGCTTGGGCGTCGACCGGTTCAGTAGCGCTGATTGACCCTATCCTATTCTTATTGCAAATCTTAGCGGGTTCTGCTTGGGCGATCTTCCATATTTTGATTATTACCCTGCAAGCCTTTATTTTCATGGTCTTGACCTTTGTGTACATCGGCCAAGCACATGATTCGCATTAAGTAGTTTTGACTAGGCGGCTTAAAATTTTGTTTTAAGTCGCTCGGTTTATTTTTTAGTTTTGTCTTTTTTTTGTATCTTTACCTTTATATATTTAAGGAGCTGTAAATGGAAATGGGTTTAATTGCTATTGCTTGTGGTCTGATCGTTGCTTTAGGTGCGATTGGTGCATGTTTGGGTATCGCTACTGTTGGTGCTAAATACCTAGAATCTTCTGCTCGCCAACCTGAATTGATGGGTCCATTGCAAGTTAAATTGTTCTTGATCGCTGGTTTGATCGACGCGGCTTTCTTGATTGGTGTTGCGATTGCTTTGCTATTTGCATTCGTAAACCCATTCGCTGGTTAATTTTGAACCATTCTTTTTTTGAACATGACAAATCACGAAAGCTAAATCCGTGAATTTAAACGCAACCCTATTTGCGCAGTTAATTGTCTTCTTCATCTTAGTGTGGTTCACCATGAAGTTCGTGTGGCCCCCTATTGTGAAAGCACTTGACGAGCGCGCCGACAAAATCGCCGAAGGCTTAGCAGCTGCTGAGCGTGGTAAGAGCGATTTTGAACAGGCAGAAAAGCGTGTTGCAGCAATCTTGGCCGAAGGGCGTAATCAGGTAGCCGAAATGGTTGCCAACGCCGATAAAAGAGCAGCACAAATTTTAGACGAAGCAAAAACAACTGCTTCTACTGAAGCCGCTCGTATCTTGGCTTCTGCGCAGGCAGAAATTGAACAAGAAGCTAACCGCGCACGTGAAGTATTACGTGAACAAGTTGCTGCTTTAGCAGTAGCTGGTGCGGAAAAAATCTTGCGTCAAGAGATTAACGAACAGCAACACGCGAACATCCTTAGCACCCTTAAACAGGAGCTATAACGCTTATGGCTGAGTTCGCAACAATTGCCAGGCCCTATGCAAACGCATTGTTTGGTTTGGCTCAGGAAAGTAACAAACTCGTTCCTTGGTTGAGTGAACTTGAGACACTGGTACAAATCGTGTCACAACCTAAAGTACAGGCTTATCTAGATCAGCCTGAGTTAAGCAGCGAAGCACGCACCAAAGAAATCCTTGCCCTATGCAACGATTTCGGTGGCGAAGCAGCTTTACAAAACTTTGTGACCGTCGTATCTGAAAATGGACGCTTGGTTGTATTGCCCGAAATTTTGGCGCAATACCAAGACTTGATGTTGCAAGCAAGCGGTACCCAAAAAGCGGTTGTGTACAGCGCTTATCCAGTAAGTGATGAGCAGTTGGCGCAAATCGTGAGCGATTTGAAACAACGCTTCGGTACTGAGTTGCAAGCCACAGTCGA comes from Neisseriaceae bacterium CLB008 and encodes:
- a CDS encoding ParB/RepB/Spo0J family partition protein encodes the protein MTKPKGLGRGLDALLVSSVEEGAFSDRLTTLAIADIRPGRYQPRVQIDDEALEDLAQSIREQGVIQPVIVRESGLDKYEIIAGERRWRASQLAGLTQIPAVIKSISDETALAMGLIENIQRQNLNPIEEAEGLKRLVDEFGMTHEAVAKSVGRSRSSISNSLRLLSLPVEVKDFIFNKQLEMGHARALLSLPVLAQLDLAHKAAKLGWSVREVEKRAQALLAEKTTPIAAAKQPNPDLAILQEQLSQTLGVTVDIKSNQKQKGKMVLHFDNLDEFDGLLQKLGVK
- a CDS encoding ATP synthase subunit I is translated as MTKLIGYQALTLAVVLVLTYLVADLAAVWSSLLGGLSYLLPTCVATLFLSLTNHNVQRMALGFVLGESLKIILAIIMMVVVFIVYPTLRWPYFLVGFLAVSHVIFIVFWKFKHYGRRSHSYGSRVR
- the atpB gene encoding F0F1 ATP synthase subunit A; its protein translation is MADAHTLTAAEYVKHHLVQLSQKDTPQTSIVDFSYINLDTLFFSILLGVLSCFFLWRAARKAHAGVPGRFQAAVEILTEFVEGMCKDIVHNPASRKAVAPLGLTIFVWIFMMNAVDLLPVDLFPMIASGVFGLDYLRAVPTADLNGSLALSVGVLLVCLYYSLKIKGIGGWMHEMFTAPFGPWLAPVNFAMNLLEFASKTISQGMRLFGNMYAGELVFMLIALLGGAWASTGSVALIDPILFLLQILAGSAWAIFHILIITLQAFIFMVLTFVYIGQAHDSH
- the atpE gene encoding F0F1 ATP synthase subunit C: MGLIAIACGLIVALGAIGACLGIATVGAKYLESSARQPELMGPLQVKLFLIAGLIDAAFLIGVAIALLFAFVNPFAG
- a CDS encoding F0F1 ATP synthase subunit B — protein: MNLNATLFAQLIVFFILVWFTMKFVWPPIVKALDERADKIAEGLAAAERGKSDFEQAEKRVAAILAEGRNQVAEMVANADKRAAQILDEAKTTASTEAARILASAQAEIEQEANRAREVLREQVAALAVAGAEKILRQEINEQQHANILSTLKQEL
- a CDS encoding F0F1 ATP synthase subunit delta codes for the protein MAEFATIARPYANALFGLAQESNKLVPWLSELETLVQIVSQPKVQAYLDQPELSSEARTKEILALCNDFGGEAALQNFVTVVSENGRLVVLPEILAQYQDLMLQASGTQKAVVYSAYPVSDEQLAQIVSDLKQRFGTELQATVEIKPELIGGVKIEVGDQVLDMSVQGKLNALYSAIKS